Proteins from a genomic interval of Sugiyamaella lignohabitans strain CBS 10342 chromosome C, complete sequence:
- the HIS2 gene encoding histidinol-phosphatase (Histidinolphosphatase; catalyzes the eighth step in histidine biosynthesis; mutations cause histidine auxotrophy and sensitivity to Cu, Co, and Ni salts; transcription is regulated by general amino acid control; GO_component: GO:0005737 - cytoplasm [Evidence IDA] [PMID 14562095]; GO_function: GO:0003824 - catalytic activity [Evidence IEA]; GO_function: GO:0004401 - histidinol-phosphatase activity [Evidence IEA,IEA]; GO_function: GO:0004401 - histidinol-phosphatase activity [Evidence IMP] [PMID 14190241]; GO_function: GO:0016787 - hydrolase activity [Evidence IEA]; GO_process: GO:0008652 - cellular amino acid biosynthetic process [Evidence IEA]; GO_process: GO:0016311 - dephosphorylation [Evidence IEA,IEA]; GO_process: GO:0000105 - histidine biosynthetic process [Evidence IEA,IEA,IEA]; GO_process: GO:0000105 - histidine biosynthetic process [Evidence IMP] [PMID 14190241]), which yields MHSHHSHSSDHCQHASSPLDDMIQRAIDERLLVLCLTEHMPRIDPNHLYPEEIKSNTTVEQLKCVFDTYYKRARQAQIEYKDRIDLLVGFESETISDEYLDYIDELRKQYKFDMVVGSVHHVSRIPIDYNEETWIRALDATVGTLHSKTDNISDESLQKYFEEYFDLQYLMLKRLKPSVVGHFDLIKLCAPKGVVPESLQSWPSVWEKITRNVKLAVSQGGLFEVNSAAVRKGWDTPYPGRDIASLIHELGGEFCLSDDSHQVGHVAQNYKACIRYLKELGVERVYYLKTKRLADTISIIKDSVSLQELDEWATL from the coding sequence ATGCATTCTCATCACTCTCACTCGAGTGATCACTGTCAGCATGCCTCGTCTCCGTTGGATGATATGATTCAGAGAGCCATTGACGAGCGACTCTTAGTTCTCTGTTTAACGGAGCACATGCCTAGAATAGACCCGAATCATTTGTatccagaagaaatcaagagCAATACAACTGTCGAGCAACTTAAATGTGTTTTCGATACATACTACAAGAGGGCAAGGCAGGCGCAAATAGAATATAAAGATCGTATTGATCTGTTAGTAGGATTCGAATCTGAGACGATATCAGATGAATATCTCGATTATATTGATGAGCTCAGAAAGCAGTATAAATTCGATATGGTTGTAGGATCAGTCCACCATGTCTCTAGAATTCCAATTGACTACAACGAAGAGACGTGGATAAGAGCACTGGACGCCACAGTCGGTACTTTACACTCGAAGACTGATAACATTTCCGACGAATCTCTACAAAAATACTTTGAGGAGTATTTTGACTTACAATATCTCATGCTCAAGAGATTAAAGCCATCAGTAGTGGGCCATTTTGATTTAATCAAACTATGTGCTCCAAAGGGTGTTGTGCCCGAGTCACTTCAAAGTTGGCCCTCAGTGTGGGAGAAGATCACACGAAATGTTAAACTGGCTGTTTCTCAAGGAGGGTTATTCGAGGTAAATTCTGCAGCAGTTCGTAAAGGTTGGGACACGCCATATCCAGGACGTGATATTGCAAGTTTAATCCACGAGTTGGGTGGTGAGTTTTGCTTAAGTGACGACTCGCATCAAGTGGGCCACGTTGCTCAGAATTACAAAGCATGTATCCGATATTTAAAAGAATTAGGAGTGGAAAGAGTATACTACTTGAAGACTAAAAGACTAGCTGATACGATCTCTATTATTAAAGATAGCGTCTCACTACAAGAGCTCGACGAATGGGCTACTTTGTAA
- a CDS encoding proline--tRNA ligase (Prolyl-tRNA synthetase; N-terminal domain shows weak homology to prokaryotic posttransfer editing domain, but does not possess posttransfer editing activity; may interact with ribosomes, based on co-purification experiments; GO_component: GO:0005737 - cytoplasm [Evidence IEA]; GO_component: GO:0005840 - ribosome [Evidence IDA] [PMID 16702403]; GO_function: GO:0005524 - ATP binding [Evidence IEA,IEA]; GO_function: GO:0002161 - aminoacyl-tRNA editing activity [Evidence IEA]; GO_function: GO:0004812 - aminoacyl-tRNA ligase activity [Evidence IEA,IEA]; GO_function: GO:0016874 - ligase activity [Evidence IEA]; GO_function: GO:0000166 - nucleotide binding [Evidence IEA,IEA]; GO_function: GO:0004827 - proline-tRNA ligase activity [Evidence IEA,IEA]; GO_function: GO:0004827 - proline-tRNA ligase activity [Evidence IDA] [PMID 16864571]; GO_process: GO:0006433 - prolyl-tRNA aminoacylation [Evidence IEA]; GO_process: GO:0006433 - prolyl-tRNA aminoacylation [Evidence IDA] [PMID 16864571]; GO_process: GO:0006450 - regulation of translational fidelity [Evidence IEA]; GO_process: GO:0006418 - tRNA aminoacylation for protein translation [Evidence IEA]; GO_process: GO:0006412 - translation [Evidence IEA]), giving the protein MSSLIKDLEGLSLTHEAPANNEEWASILAKSDVAKFAGPYELTKVLVFKPKTAKTATPVPVVVVALNSTQTASNIVAKAAGVKEPRLANKDLINEFFGTEPQNVSPISITKENASKLKILIDSKAAEKSTLLAIHTDSNAKTAFITGDKLIEAYESIAADVTVVDFAKEAAAAAASATPTAGSGADKSAKSGSAGAVAKASANEGKIDGAALIGITSDKELDFPGWYQQIVTKAELLDYYDVSGCYIMRPGSYSIWEKVQNYLDTRIKSIGVQNAYFPMFVSSRVLEKEKDHIEGFAPEVAWVTKAGQSDLEEPLAIRPTSETVMYPYYAKWIRSYRDLPLRLNQWNSVVRWEFKHPQPFLRTREFLWQEGHTAHLTKEAAAEEVLQILEWYAGVYEELLAVPVIKGTKTDKEKFAGGLYTTTCEGYIPTTGRGIQGATSHALGQNFSKMFNIVVEDPEGSDKPKINVWQNSWGLSTRVIGVMVMIHSDNKGLVLPPRVASNQVAVIPVGITAKTTSDERDAIINGAKNVEKTIGDAGVRVFGDYRDNYSPGWKFADAELKGVPLRVEFGPADLKKNQVVAVRRDNGVKTVIPIASLADEIPKLLETIQADLYTKAKKQFDEHIVPVTTVAEMTPLLNKKNILLAPFCGEEECEDSIKETTARRDDDEEVDEKAPSMGAKSLCIPFEQPELKEGTKCVNCDRLAKAHTLFGRSY; this is encoded by the coding sequence ATGTCTTCTTTAATTAAAGACCTTGAGGGCCTTTCTTTGACCCACGAGGCTCCTGCTAATAACGAGGAATGGGCCTCGATTCTCGCCAAGTCCGACGTGGCCAAGTTCGCTGGTCCCTACGAACTGACCAAGGTTCTTGTTTTTAAACCCAAGACCGCTAAGACTGCTACTCCAGTTCCTGTCGTTGTTGTGGCTCTCAATTCGACTCAGACTGCTTCGAATATCGTGGCtaaagctgctggtgttaaGGAACCTCGTCTCGCTAATAAGGACCTCATTAATGAGTTCTTCGGCACCGAGCCTCAAAATGTCAGTCCTATTTCTATCACAAAGGAAAATGCTAGCAAATTGAAGATTCTTATCGACTccaaggctgctgagaaATCTACTTTATTGGCCATTCACACCGATTCCAATGCCAAGACCGCTTTCATTACTGGTGATAAGCTCATCGAGGCCTACGAGtctattgctgctgatgtcaCTGTAGTTGATTTCGCTAAAGaagctgccgctgctgctgcttctgctactcCTACTGCTGGCTCTGGTGCTGACAAGTCGGCAAaatctggttctgctggtgccgttGCTAAGGCTTCTGCTAATGAGGGTAAGATTGATGGTGCCGCTCTTATCGGTATCACTTCTGATAAGGAACTTGATTTCCCCGGTTGGTACCAACAAATTGTCACCAAGGCTGAATTGCTGGACTACTATGATGTTTCTGGTTGTTACATTATGAGACCTGGTTCTTATTCTATTTGGGAAAAGGTCCAGAATTATCTTGATACCCGTATCAAGTCGATTGGTGTTCAAAACGCTTACTTCCCCATGTTTGTTTCCTCTCGTGTTttggagaaggagaaggatCATATTGAAGGTTTTGCTCCTGAAGTCGCTTGGGTCACCAAGGCTGGTCAGTCTGATCTTGAGGAGCCTTTGGCTATTCGTCCTACTTCCGAGACTGTCATGTATCCTTACTACGCCAAGTGGATTCGTTCGTACCGTGATTTGCCTTTGCGTCTTAACCAATGGAACTCGGTTGTTCGTTGGGAGTTCAAACATCCTCAACCATTCTTGAGAACTCGTGAGTTCTTATGGCAAGAGGGCCATACTGCCCATCTCACTAAggaagctgctgctgaggagGTGTTGCAAATTCTTGAGTGGTATGCTGGTGTTTATGAAGAGCTTCTTGCTGTTCCTGTTATCAAGGGTACCAAGACTGATAAGGAGAAATTCGCCGGTGGTCTTTACACTACTACTTGTGAGGGTTATATTCCCACTACCGGTAGAGGTATTCAAGGAGCCACTTCGCACGCTCTTGGCCAGAACTTCTCCAAGATGTTCAACATTGTCGTTGAAGATCCCGAGGGCTCTGATAAGCCCAAGATCAATGTCTGGCAAAACTCGTGGGGTCTTTCAACTCGTGTCATTGGTGTCATGGTCATGATCCACTCTGACAACAAGGGTCTtgttcttcctcctcgtGTTGCTAGCAACCAAGTTGCCGTTATTCCTGTCGGAATCACTGCCAAGACCACCAGTGACGAGCGTGACGCTATTATCAATGGTGCTAAGAATGTTGAGAAGACTATTGGCGATGCTGGTGTTCGTGTGTTTGGTGACTACCGTGATAACTACTCTCCTGGTTGGAAGTTTGCCGATGCTGAGCTTAAGGGTGTTCCTCTTCGTGTCGAGTTTGGTCCTGCTGATCTTAAGAAGAACCAGGTTGTTGCCGTTCGTCGTGACAATGGTGTCAAGACCGTCATCCCCATTGCTTCTCTTGCCGACGAGATTCCTAAGCTTCTTGAGACCATTCAAGCCGATCTTTACACCAAGGCTAAGAAGCAATTCGACGAACACATCGTCCCTGTTACCACTGTTGCTGAGATGACTCCTCTCctcaacaagaagaacattCTCCTTGCTCCCTTCTGTGGAGAGGAAGAGTGTGAGGACAGCATCAAGGAGACCACTGCTCGTCgcgacgacgacgaagaggTCGATGAAAAGGCTCCTTCCATGGGTGCCAAGTCTTTGTGTATTCCTTTCGAACAACCCGAACTCAAGGAGGGCACCAAGTGTGTCAACTGTGACCGTCTTGCCAAGGCACACACCCTCTTTGGCCGTTCTTACTAG
- the DED81 gene encoding asparagine--tRNA ligase DED81 (Cytosolic asparaginyl-tRNA synthetase; required for protein synthesis, catalyzes the specific attachment of asparagine to its cognate tRNA; GO_component: GO:0005737 - cytoplasm [Evidence IEA,IEA,IEA]; GO_component: GO:0005829 - cytosol [Evidence IC] [PMID 9605503]; GO_function: GO:0005524 - ATP binding [Evidence IEA,IEA]; GO_function: GO:0004812 - aminoacyl-tRNA ligase activity [Evidence IEA,IEA]; GO_function: GO:0004816 - asparagine-tRNA ligase activity [Evidence IEA,IEA]; GO_function: GO:0004816 - asparagine-tRNA ligase activity [Evidence IDA,ISS] [PMID 9605503]; GO_function: GO:0016874 - ligase activity [Evidence IEA]; GO_function: GO:0003676 - nucleic acid binding [Evidence IEA]; GO_function: GO:0000166 - nucleotide binding [Evidence IEA,IEA]; GO_process: GO:0006421 - asparaginyl-tRNA aminoacylation [Evidence IEA]; GO_process: GO:0006421 - asparaginyl-tRNA aminoacylation [Evidence IDA,IGI,ISS] [PMID 9605503]; GO_process: GO:0006418 - tRNA aminoacylation for protein translation [Evidence IEA]; GO_process: GO:0006412 - translation [Evidence IEA]), with protein sequence MSESIEKPLESLSVSGAAVYVNEATGIDGATADGSEKSPYQTAAYALYSSKSENILVAKKLEDGTVSYDKITPSAIKKARKGADGLAKKAEKAAKQAEAQQLRDAEEAKKIEAAKSISLKQDPTLPKAKVIKLRVAEQHRLQRVQVNGWIHRLRVQKGVAFIVLRDGTGFLQCVLSGDLANAYQTSTLTLESTVSIYGVIKPVPEGQSAPGGHELIADYYDIVGLAPSGDEAFTNKVQESADPSILLDQRHLALRGETLSAVMKVRATLLRAVREVYEEEGLLEVTPPCMVQTQVEGGSTLFGFQYYGEEAYLTQSSQLYLETCVPALGDVYCIQESFRAERSHTRRHLSEYTHIEAELGFLSFEDLLDHIERVISRTVAKVLADPVAGPLVKQLNPNFEPPKTPFMRLEYVKALDWLNEHGIPNEDGEKFKFGDDIAEAAERKMTDIIGVPILLNRFPLEIKSFYMKKCADDPRVTESVDVLMPGVGEITGGSMRIDNLEELLAGFKREGINPEPYYWFSDQRKYGSFPHGGYGLGTERILAWLCDRFTVRDCSLYPRFTGRCKP encoded by the coding sequence ATGTCcgagtcaattgagaaGCCTCTTGAATCGCTTTCCGTGTCTGGAGCTGCTGTGTATGTCAACGAAGCCACCGGCATCGATGGTGCTACCGCCGATGGGTCGGAAAAGAGCCCTTATCAGACCGCTGCTTACGCTCTGTATTCTTCGAAATCAGAGAACATTCTGGTGGCCAAGAAACTCGAGGATGGAACTGTCAGTTACGACAAAATTACTCCTTCGGCTATTAAAAAGGCTAGAAAAGGTGCTGATGGTTTAGCGAAAAAGGCCGAAAAAGCCGCCAAACAGGCTGAGGCCCAGCAATTGCGcgatgctgaagaggcCAAGAAAATCGAGGCTGCCAAGTCCATTTCTCTTAAACAAGATCCTACTCTTCCAAAGGCTAAAGTGATCAAGCTGCGGGTGGCTGAACAACACCGCTTGCAAAGAGTTCAAGTCAATGGCTGGATCCATCGTCTTCGTGTCCAAAAGGGTGTGGCCTTTATTGTTCTAAGAGACGGCACTGGTTTCTTGCAATGTGTCCTGTCAGGAGATCTTGCTAATGCTTATCAAACTTCTACTTTAACTCTGGAATCAACTGTTTCTATCTATGGAGTTATCAAACCAGTTCCTGAAGGACAGTCTGCTCCAGGTGGTCACGAACTGATTGCTGATTACTATGATATTGTCGGTTTGGCTCCTTCTGGAGATGAGGCATTCACCAACAAAGTCCAAGAGTCTGCTGACCCTTCGATTCTGCTTGATCAACGTCATCTTGCTCTTCGTGGTGAGACTCTTTCTGCTGTTATGAAGGTCCGTGCTACTTTATTGCGTGCTGTTCGTGAAGtatatgaagaagagggtCTTTTGGAAGTCACTCCTCCTTGTATGGTACAAACCCAAGTCGAGGGTGGTTCTACTCTTTTCGGATTCCAATACTATGGCGAAGAAGCTTATCTCACACAATCGTCTCAATTATACCTTGAGACGTGTGTTCCTGCTTTGGGTGATGTATACTGTATTCAAGAGTCATTCCGTGCCGAGCGTTCTCACACCCGTCGTCACTTGAGTGAATACACCCATATCGAAGCCGAGCTGGGTTTCTTGTCTTTTGAAGACCTTCTTGACCACATTGAGAGAGTTATCAGTAGAACCGTTGCTAAAGTTTTGGCCGACCCAGTTGCCGGCCCACTTGTCAAGCAATTGAACCCCAACTTCGAGCCTCCTAAGACTCCATTCATGAGACTGGAGTATGTCAAGGCCCTTGACTGGCTTAACGAGCACGGAATTCCCAATGAAGACGGTGAGAAGTTTAAATTTGGCGATGATATTGCCGAAGCTGCTGAACGTAAGATGACCGATATCATTGGCGTTCCCATTCTCCTTAACCGATTCCCCCTGGAAATCAAGTCCTTTTACATGAAGAAGTGTGCTGACGACCCACGTGTCACTGAGTCTGTCGATGTTCTGATGCCCGGAGTCGGTGAAATCACCGGTGGTTCGATGCGTATCGATAACCTCGAGGAGCTCCTTGCTGGATTCAAGCGTGAGGGCATCAACCCCGAGCCCTACTACTGGTTCTCGGACCAACGCAAATACGGTTCCTTCCCCCACGGAGGATACGGTCTCGGCACCGAGCGAATTCTCGCCTGGCTCTGCGACCGGTTCACCGTCCGTGACTGCTCTCTCTACCCCCGTTTCACGGGCAGATGCAAGCCTTAG
- a CDS encoding putative ribonuclease H1 translates to MPSQSQKYASCWAGLRNVSGSNIDNRIKWLDRLDSFRLFSQVCEDDSVSSDDDGTDDGYFSRDEEDYSDNDSFSDDDNLGYEDSGDLFGYSTSRIKIYAVKRGREKGIFSELQTALDATYRFSHCAMKSFTNFQAACDYMKYRYYAVQKGHVKGIFRLWANAVEASAMYPGSRMKSFKSLKLAKLFLALTDKSSVVFTDGTIVDGPDRGPWYGIFYGPEHPENEFRRQPGKIQTVERAKIKAISRVLTKTLMCGQKYQQIHSSCKSTVDALTSNESPLPNRDLILNCKVKLKDLAAIGVRLQIIGDQNKDKIDEYREVRELINKAARQ, encoded by the coding sequence ATGCCTAGTCAATCCCAGAAGTATGCCAGCTGTTGGGCTGGTCTCAGAAATGTATCTGGGTCCAATATTGATAATAGAATAAAATGGCTTGATAGACTTGACAGCTTTCGGCTGTTCAGTCAAGTTTGTGAAGACGACTCTGTCTCAAGCGATGATGATGGGACAGACGACGGTTACTTCTCGagagatgaagaagactaTAGCGATAATGACAGCTTTAGCGATGATGACAACTTGGGTTATGAGGACAGCGGAGATTTATTCGGCTATTCCACTTCTCGCATAAAGATATACGCTGTAAAACGGGGCCGCGAGAAGGGAATCTTTAGTGAGCTCCAAACAGCCCTCGATGCGACATATCGGTTTTCACATTGTGCTATGAAAAGTTTTACCAATTTCCAGGCCGCATGCGACTATATGAAATATCGCTATTATGCTGTTCAGAAGGGACATGTTAAAGGAATCTTCCGATTGTGGGCTAATGCTGTGGAGGCATCAGCAATGTATCCGGGCTCGCGGATGAAATCATTTAAATCACTAAAACTGGCAAAGCTCTTCTTGGCCCTCACCGACAAGTCATCTGTCGTTTTCACTGATGGAACTATTGTGGATGGTCCAGATAGGGGTCCCTGGTATGGAATCTTTTATGGGCCTGAACATCCTGAAAATGAGTTCAGGCGACAGCCTGGTAAAATTCAAACTGTTGAGCGAGCCAAAATAAAAGCAATCAGCAGAGTCCTCACAAAAACTCTCATGTGCGGCCAAAAGTATCAGCAAATACATTCGTCTTGTAAGTCTACTGTTGATGCATTAACTAGCAATGAGTCTCCACTACCAAATCGTGACCTCATTTTGAATTGTAAAGTTAAGTTGAAGGATCTTGCTGCAATAGGAGTCCGGTTACAAATTATAGGAGATCAGAACAAAGACAAAATTGATGAGTACCGAGAGGTTCGCGAATTGATAAACAAAGCTGCCAGGCAATAA
- the SEF1 gene encoding Sef1p (Putative transcription factor; has homolog in Kluyveromyces lactis; GO_component: GO:0005575 - cellular_component [Evidence ND]; GO_component: GO:0005634 - nucleus [Evidence IEA,IEA,IEA]; GO_function: GO:0003677 - DNA binding [Evidence IEA,IEA]; GO_function: GO:0046872 - metal ion binding [Evidence IEA]; GO_function: GO:0003674 - molecular_function [Evidence ND]; GO_function: GO:0000981 - sequence-specific DNA binding RNA polymerase II transcription factor activity [Evidence IEA]; GO_function: GO:0008270 - zinc ion binding [Evidence IEA]; GO_process: GO:0008150 - biological_process [Evidence ND]; GO_process: GO:0006357 - regulation of transcription from RNA polymerase II promoter [Evidence IEA]; GO_process: GO:0006355 - regulation of transcription, DNA-templated [Evidence IEA,IEA]; GO_process: GO:0030435 - sporulation resulting in formation of a cellular spore [Evidence IEA]; GO_process: GO:0006366 - transcription from RNA polymerase II promoter [Evidence IEA]; GO_process: GO:0006351 - transcription, DNA-templated [Evidence IEA,IEA]) — MKAKACTECRQNKLRCLYPPSGIGSCQRCFKKELACVFDPKFRRVSKRKLAERKSATGSAESEIRSNGVSSSSSTTNLNPSIPSSAPPLHSIAITQDGPTGEPPKTSLDILDMPEQLEVTPCKSDKIIEGSISITSEDVTRLFNIFLKNHLYYMPLDICLDCEAIYARCELLFWTILALAGRDFPLISHIQEKVKQLLKDTLFEAVRSVEVVQALLLISGWPLPYKTQLDDRSFTCSTLALQYSMRLGLHRPTFAHEFSSRPEVLQFGSFKRMTTWMGCFLADGREAIRLGLPTFLGADYTLRQSFQDVRIPETLRNLCILAEHTASMNKTLGSGGENLTGLLEPSPRLELVKQYIGKLDSLFATDQFLRTRNTYIEVVYLTARLQVLSYILTEDILSWSVDALEFVNIALHDASRVIRVIAHLPGLEFAPTMVFRYIIYAALVLLRILRTCEAVALDRKSILSDLTSVYQTLDRLHSGLRNDEHILMTKNFLQIYSNLKDVKVTQPIKSRGPANIVYDAVRITREAQANHLRQQEKGLLTRQQGNQTEEHNRQENTSFLASLLQNGGFGAVPNENGETAMLPADPTMVPEIDDQWFNEIFNLVYYM; from the coding sequence ATGAAAGCAAAAGCTTGTACCGAGTGTCGACAGAACAAGTTGAGGTGTTTATATCCTCCTAGTGGCATCGGCAGCTGTCAAAGATGTTTCAAAAAAGAATTAGCTTGTGTTTTCGACCCGAAATTTCGTCGAGTAAGCAAACGTAAATTAGCTGAGCGAAAAAGTGCCACAGGCTCGGCAGAGTCAGAAATCAGGTCAAATGGTGTATCCTCTAGTTCATCCACGACTAATTTAAACCCTAGTATACCCTCTTCAGCTCCACCATTGCACAGTATTGCTATTACTCAAGATGGTCCTACTGGTGAGCCACCGAAGACCAGTCTCGACATTCTGGACATGCCCGAGCAGCTAGAAGTAACACCTTGCAAATCAgacaaaataatagaagGTTCGATATCCATCACGTCTGAAGACGTTACTCGACTATTTAATATctttttgaaaaatcacTTATACTATATGCCATTGGACATCTGTCTTGACTGTGAAGCTATATATGCGCGGTGTGAACTACTTTTTTGGACCATTTTGGCATTAGCAGGTAGAGACTTTCCTCTTATTTCTCATATCCAGGAAAAAGTTAAACAGTTATTGAAGGATACATTATTTGAAGCAGTACGGTCTGTGGAGGTAGTTCAGGCACTTTTACTAATATCCGGTTGGCCGCTGCCATACAAAACTCAACTTGATGATCGTTCCTTCACCTGTTCCACATTAGCACTTCAGTATTCCATGCGATTAGGCCTTCATAGACCAACGTTTGCTCACGAGTTTAGTTCGCGTCCCGAAGTGTTACAATTCGGATCATTCAAAAGAATGACTACTTGGATGGGTTGTTTTCTGGCGGATGGCCGTGAAGCCATCAGATTGGGGCTTCCTACTTTCCTTGGCGCTGATTATACGCTGCGACAATCCTTTCAAGATGTTCGTATACCCGAAACGTTACGAAACCTGTGTATTTTGGCAGAACACACAGCGTCAATGAACAAAACGTTGGGATCTGGTGGTGAGAATCTGACCGGATTACTGGAGCCAAGTCCTAGACTAGAATTGGTCAAACAATACATAGGCAAGCTTGATTCGCTTTTTGCCACGGACCAGTTCctgagaacaagaaatacaTATATCGAGGTGGTTTATTTAACAGCTCGATTACAAGTATTATCGTATATTCTCACTGAAGATATTCTCAGCTGGTCTGTGGATGCGCTTGAATTTGTTAATATTGCACTCCATGACGCTTCAAGAGTAATCAGAGTAATCGCACACTTGCCAGGGCTGGAATTTGCTCCTACAATGGTTTTCAGGTATATCATTTATGCTGCTCTAGTATTATTACGTATCTTGAGGACATGTGAAGCTGTAGCATTGGATAGGAAGTCGATTTTATCCGACCTCACCAGCGTGTATCAAACTCTTGATAGGCTGCATTCTGGATTACGCAATGACGAGCATATTCTCATGACGAAAAATTTCCTTCAAATATATTCGAATCTCAAGGATGTTAAAGTGACCCAGCCTATAAAATCAAGGGGTCCGGCAAATATTGTGTACGATGCGGTTCGAATCACTCGAGAAGCACAGGCGAACCATCTCAGACAACAGGAAAAAGGACTGCTGACCAGACAACAGGGTAATCAAACTGAGGAACACAATAGACAAGAAAATACTTCATTTCTTGCCAGCCTTTTACAAAATGGCGGTTTTGGCGCCGTTCCTAATGAGAATGGCGAAACTGCCATGCTCCCTGCTGATCCAACCATGGTTCCAGAAATTGATGATCAGTGGTTTAATGAAATATTCAACCTAGTATATTACATGTAA